Proteins from a genomic interval of Candidatus Curtissbacteria bacterium:
- a CDS encoding class I SAM-dependent methyltransferase gives MVRNECGPDYYSVAERSPISIGSQRIAYNRSWSNIHGRHNDVRVGVQENQPVFVLGGFNHNSDTPAEFARFSDAIAGDIRSKRPKLVYLDMNREPLTVGLEGDPVEARLESLPFKDGSVDFMVLDRTVNFMDPKQVEGFSRSAAKVLSRNGLIFATFSQPTLFHIGEFLDSLHHKADVYKYNYDELCKLTGTYLKPVLFAEVDADYIKDYFTVVFSRRDSEYSRHQGQPYLFY, from the coding sequence ATGGTCAGAAACGAGTGCGGTCCGGACTATTATTCTGTGGCTGAGAGAAGTCCTATCTCCATTGGGAGTCAGAGGATTGCTTATAACAGATCTTGGTCAAACATTCATGGACGACACAACGACGTACGGGTAGGTGTGCAAGAAAATCAGCCGGTTTTTGTTTTGGGAGGATTTAATCATAATTCAGATACACCTGCTGAGTTTGCGCGATTTTCAGATGCGATTGCAGGAGACATTCGTAGCAAGCGGCCTAAACTTGTATATTTGGATATGAACAGGGAGCCACTAACTGTTGGGTTAGAGGGAGACCCTGTAGAGGCAAGACTCGAGAGTCTTCCTTTTAAAGATGGCTCTGTGGATTTCATGGTTCTTGACAGAACGGTAAACTTTATGGATCCCAAACAAGTTGAAGGTTTTTCTAGGTCAGCTGCGAAGGTACTCTCGCGGAATGGCTTGATATTTGCTACTTTTAGTCAGCCTACGTTATTTCACATCGGGGAGTTTCTAGATTCATTACATCACAAAGCTGATGTATACAAGTATAATTACGATGAGCTCTGTAAGTTGACCGGAACTTACCTCAAACCTGTCTTATTCGCAGAGGTAGACGCAGATTATATTAAAGATTACTTCACCGTTGTCTTTTCAAGGAGGGACAGTGAGTACTCGCGCCATCAAGGACAGCCATATCTGTTTTACTAA
- a CDS encoding D-alanyl-D-alanine carboxypeptidase: protein MVRFFAVIFLVFSCFGLFLFKRDSFGTTSPIPAEVKNKPTKSVNSWYPNVLGQRSENLILSSSSAILVDYDSAEVVYGKNVNDRLPAASTIKIMTALVALENANAKDVFAVSEKAASVGENSMGLSAGEKATLEELLYGMMLVSGNDAAVVVAEGVSGGEEEFVSLMNNKAAELGLKDTKFVNASGLDVDGEVQYSSAYDMAVIARYVWENYPTFRNITSTFHKYIETTSTHKDFDLYNDTNLLTTYPGVRGIKPGFTWEAGLCLVTYAENDDRKLIGVVLGSGDRRGEMKELLDYGFGSFGIVVIHPDLDL from the coding sequence GTGGTTAGGTTTTTTGCTGTAATTTTTTTGGTGTTTTCGTGCTTCGGACTTTTTTTGTTCAAGCGTGACAGTTTCGGTACCACCTCCCCTATTCCTGCTGAGGTTAAAAATAAACCTACTAAAAGTGTAAATTCTTGGTATCCGAATGTACTGGGCCAAAGGAGCGAAAATCTTATTCTCTCGTCCTCTTCTGCTATTTTGGTTGATTATGACAGTGCTGAGGTCGTATATGGGAAAAACGTGAATGACAGATTGCCTGCAGCTTCCACAATAAAAATAATGACAGCCTTGGTTGCTTTGGAAAACGCAAATGCCAAAGATGTGTTTGCCGTTTCCGAAAAAGCCGCAAGCGTTGGCGAAAATAGCATGGGTCTTTCTGCCGGTGAAAAGGCGACGCTGGAGGAACTTCTATACGGCATGATGCTTGTTTCCGGCAATGATGCGGCGGTTGTGGTTGCGGAAGGCGTTTCGGGAGGCGAAGAAGAGTTTGTGAGTCTTATGAATAATAAGGCTGCCGAGCTTGGACTTAAAGACACTAAGTTTGTGAACGCCTCCGGGCTCGATGTGGATGGTGAAGTCCAGTATTCGAGTGCCTATGATATGGCAGTAATTGCTCGGTATGTCTGGGAAAACTATCCGACATTCCGAAATATCACTTCGACTTTTCATAAATACATCGAGACTACTTCAACGCATAAGGATTTTGATCTTTACAACGACACGAACCTTTTGACAACTTATCCGGGTGTGCGTGGAATTAAACCTGGGTTTACGTGGGAGGCTGGTTTGTGCTTGGTTACTTACGCCGAAAATGATGACCGCAAACTAATTGGCGTTGTTTTGGGCAGCGGGGATCGGCGCGGCGAAATGAAAGAGCTTTTGGACTACGGTTTTGGTTCATTTGGTATTGTTGTTATTCATCCAGATCTGGACTTGTAA
- the fsa gene encoding fructose-6-phosphate aldolase, producing MQLFIDSANPEEVKSMVDLGIIDGVTTNPTLATKAGMDYHDAVSAILNVVDGDVSLEVLAMDAHNMVEEGTKLAALGNNVVVKLPTTEAGLKALKTLNAQGIRVNMTLVFSPNQALLVAKLGAYIVSPFAGRLDDIGQNGIDLVREIRTIYDNYNFETKILFSSVRSPLHVKQAALLGCDIATCPADVLKKLVKHPLTDTGLKTFLEDFQNSGQKPLV from the coding sequence ATGCAACTATTCATAGATAGCGCAAATCCAGAAGAGGTAAAAAGCATGGTTGACCTCGGCATAATAGACGGGGTAACCACGAATCCCACTCTGGCAACCAAAGCAGGGATGGATTATCACGACGCTGTCTCTGCAATTCTTAATGTTGTAGATGGAGACGTAAGCCTCGAGGTTTTAGCAATGGATGCTCACAACATGGTCGAGGAAGGAACAAAATTGGCAGCGCTAGGAAACAACGTAGTAGTCAAACTCCCTACGACCGAAGCCGGCTTGAAAGCACTTAAAACTTTGAACGCTCAGGGAATCCGCGTCAACATGACACTCGTCTTTAGCCCCAACCAGGCACTGTTAGTAGCCAAATTAGGTGCCTACATCGTTAGCCCCTTTGCTGGCAGGCTAGACGACATCGGGCAAAACGGAATCGATTTGGTTCGGGAAATCAGAACGATTTACGACAATTACAATTTTGAAACAAAAATACTTTTCTCATCCGTAAGATCGCCCCTGCACGTAAAACAGGCGGCGCTTTTGGGTTGTGACATCGCAACGTGCCCGGCAGACGTTTTAAAAAAGCTCGTCAAACACCCACTAACAGATACGGGGTTAAAAACTTTTCTTGAAGATTTTCAAAATAGCGGCCAAAAGCCCCTCGTTTAA
- the greA gene encoding transcription elongation factor GreA, giving the protein MKKPIDIKLTHAGVKKLKREQEELIAKRPGVVVRLTAAREQGDLSENAGYHASKEELGKIDSRLREIHVYLKFGEVMSSASIDTVGIGSTVTVSGDGEKRDFSIVGELEASPIEGKVSNISPIGKALLGAKVGDSVKVEIPDGELTFKILSVKPS; this is encoded by the coding sequence GTGAAAAAGCCAATAGATATTAAATTGACTCATGCGGGAGTCAAAAAACTTAAGCGCGAACAAGAAGAGCTAATTGCTAAACGCCCTGGAGTGGTAGTTCGCCTGACAGCCGCTAGAGAACAAGGAGATCTTTCGGAAAATGCTGGCTATCACGCGAGCAAGGAAGAACTTGGGAAGATAGACAGTAGACTGCGAGAGATCCATGTATATTTAAAGTTTGGTGAAGTTATGAGTTCCGCGAGCATTGACACTGTTGGAATTGGTAGTACCGTTACAGTTTCAGGAGACGGCGAGAAGAGGGATTTTTCGATTGTGGGTGAACTCGAGGCGAGCCCGATTGAGGGAAAAGTTTCTAATATCTCCCCTATTGGTAAGGCGCTTCTTGGCGCTAAGGTTGGAGACAGTGTTAAGGTTGAGATTCCTGACGGAGAGCTTACGTTTAAAATACTTTCCGTCAAGCCTAGTTAA